A single Pedobacter sp. PACM 27299 DNA region contains:
- a CDS encoding S9 family peptidase, giving the protein MIKKTLPGLLLLSVALSCTNKAQKMEPYKWPNATPPVAEVKPHIRTIHGDTVVDNYYWMIDYFKKGKDSTAVVEYLTEENKYLDTMMAGTKQLQAALFKELKGRIKEKDESVPVLKNGYFYYTRSEEGQQYYKYCRKKGSLNAKEEILLDVDDLAKGLPYYSATGFAISPDNKMLAFGVDKLSRRQYVIHVKNLETGEVFKDAIPNTQGDATWAADNKTIFYTAKNPVTLLSEKIKKHVLNTDAKLDETVYEEKDKSNYIGVGKSKSGKYLFIYSQATQSNEMRILDADKPNEAFKVFQPRVKDVLYDVIALDDRFLILTNWEAKNFRLMECPLDKPERANWKEVIPHRKDVLLEGVDEFKSHIVVTERKNGLTQLLIRPFKAAEYHIAFEEPTYMAQVGSNPDYQSKTLRYIYSSLTTPTSTYDYNVDTKAQQLMKQQEVVGGYDKAAYVSERLYATAKDGTKVPISLVYKKGLKKDGHAPLLLYAYGSYGSSMDATFSSGRLSLLDRGFVFAIAHIRGGQEMGRQWYEDGKLMKKKNTFTDFIDCGQYLMDQKLTSKGHLYAQGGSAGGLLMGAVINMAPDMWNGIIAQVPFVDVINTMLDESIPLTTNEFDEWGNPKQKAAYDYMKSYSPYENIEKKAYPNMLVTTGLHDSQVQYFEPAKWVAKLRATKTDKNVLLLKTDMDFGHGGASGRFDYLKDVALNYAFLFALEGINK; this is encoded by the coding sequence ATTCATGGTGATACGGTGGTAGACAATTATTACTGGATGATTGACTACTTTAAAAAAGGAAAAGACAGTACTGCTGTAGTGGAATACCTGACCGAAGAGAATAAATACCTGGATACGATGATGGCTGGGACGAAACAACTTCAGGCAGCTCTTTTTAAGGAACTGAAAGGTCGTATCAAGGAAAAAGATGAGTCAGTACCCGTACTGAAAAATGGTTATTTCTATTATACCAGAAGCGAAGAGGGACAGCAATATTATAAATACTGCAGAAAAAAAGGCAGTCTGAATGCCAAAGAAGAGATCTTATTGGACGTAGACGACCTGGCAAAAGGATTACCGTACTATTCAGCTACTGGTTTTGCCATCAGCCCAGACAATAAAATGCTGGCCTTTGGTGTAGATAAATTATCGAGACGCCAATATGTGATCCATGTTAAAAACCTGGAAACCGGCGAAGTTTTTAAAGATGCCATTCCAAATACCCAAGGTGATGCGACCTGGGCTGCCGACAATAAGACCATTTTTTACACAGCTAAAAATCCAGTTACTTTATTGAGTGAAAAGATAAAGAAACATGTATTGAATACCGATGCCAAACTCGATGAGACCGTCTATGAAGAAAAAGACAAGTCGAATTATATCGGTGTGGGTAAATCAAAATCTGGTAAATACCTTTTCATTTATTCGCAAGCCACACAATCAAATGAGATGAGGATCCTGGATGCAGATAAACCGAATGAAGCATTCAAAGTTTTCCAGCCAAGGGTAAAAGATGTGCTGTATGATGTGATTGCACTGGATGATAGATTTCTAATCCTGACCAATTGGGAGGCCAAAAATTTCCGTCTGATGGAATGTCCGCTGGATAAACCAGAAAGGGCAAACTGGAAGGAAGTGATTCCGCACCGTAAAGATGTTTTACTTGAAGGTGTGGATGAATTTAAAAGTCATATCGTAGTGACTGAGCGGAAAAACGGATTGACGCAACTGCTGATCCGCCCATTCAAAGCTGCGGAATACCACATTGCTTTTGAGGAGCCAACTTATATGGCACAGGTAGGTTCAAACCCAGATTATCAAAGCAAAACTTTGCGTTATATCTATTCATCGCTAACCACGCCAACTTCTACTTATGATTATAATGTAGATACAAAAGCGCAGCAACTGATGAAACAGCAGGAAGTAGTGGGTGGCTATGATAAAGCAGCGTATGTTTCAGAACGCCTATATGCGACAGCAAAAGATGGCACCAAAGTTCCCATCTCCTTGGTGTACAAAAAAGGATTAAAAAAGGATGGCCATGCGCCTTTATTGTTATATGCGTATGGTTCTTACGGATCGAGTATGGATGCAACTTTTAGCAGCGGTAGGTTAAGCTTGCTGGATAGAGGCTTTGTATTTGCTATCGCGCACATCCGTGGAGGCCAGGAAATGGGCCGGCAATGGTATGAAGATGGTAAATTGATGAAAAAGAAGAATACTTTTACCGATTTCATTGATTGCGGACAATACCTGATGGATCAGAAACTGACCAGCAAAGGCCATTTATATGCTCAAGGCGGCAGTGCTGGTGGATTATTAATGGGTGCGGTCATCAATATGGCTCCAGATATGTGGAATGGCATCATTGCACAGGTTCCTTTTGTGGATGTGATCAACACGATGTTGGATGAAAGCATTCCTTTAACCACCAATGAATTTGATGAATGGGGAAATCCAAAGCAAAAAGCCGCTTATGATTATATGAAAAGTTATTCTCCGTATGAAAACATTGAGAAAAAAGCTTACCCGAATATGTTGGTCACAACTGGACTTCACGATAGTCAAGTGCAGTATTTTGAACCCGCTAAATGGGTTGCCAAACTGAGGGCTACCAAGACCGATAAGAATGTGCTGCTGCTCAAAACAGACATGGACTTCGGCCATGGTGGCGCATCCGGCAGGTTCGATTACCTGAAAGATGTTGCCCTAAATTATGCCTTTCTATTTGC